ATGTTTTCTTAAAATGTAAtagttatgaatatttgaaagcAGACACCTTTTggaagaaaataaaaaaacactAGGATAAATTAACATGTAAACACAATGTCACCTCAATTTTACTGCATCAAATATGGCTCCACTTTTGTTGACGCGGTCAATCGAAAAAATTAGATAAAGTCCCATTCATCAGCTATACACCATGTGCATAACATCAGATTATATGTACAATTGTACTAACCCATCGGATCCAGTAAAAAATTCATCATTAGTCCCATCACTCCAGCCTAACAATGCTAGGTAATTCACAATCACTTGAGGCAAATACCCCATTTCCCTATACTGTCAAATGTCAAAAAATTAATAAGCAACAAAAAGTAATATATATGTATGACAAACATTTATCAGGTGATAGCTACCTGCCCTACTGAAGTTGCACCATGTCTTTTGGACAATTTGCTCCGATCAGGGGCAAGAATCAATGAAACGTGTGCAAAAGAAGGCATCGGGAACCCCAAAGCCTACGACAAAGTAACATATAACAGGAAGAATGATGGTGGCACCAGGAGTAAGTTAGTTTGAAAAAAAGCCCATCAAAGTAGAAAAACTACCTTATATATCAATGCTTGCCTTAGTGTATTAGGTAAGTGCTCTTCTGCCCTGGAGCCCAAGGGTTTAACAATATCAGCCAAGATAAATGCTTGTAATGCAATGATGCCTAAAGTTTGGTATTACCTTATAACATGTGTAATAGCCATGGTAGCAGCGTCAACCGTGACACAAAAATTATATACAGGTTGTCCATTACTCCTCATAACTACAAAATCCCCAAATGTGTCTAGATTCCAGCTAACCTACACAACTTTATGTAACGTTGTCTAAGAAATCTGCAACGTAACACGTCCTTAAATCTCCCATCAAATCCATCTCCAGATATCTCAGTAGGGCTCAATTTCCCTAAATTGTCGAAGAAATAGCATTTGCAAGATGAACTCCCCGGGAACACTTCATGATGCATTCCATCTGCACAAATTACACGTCATCTAGAATGGAACTGAAACATATAGATTTGTCTAACATACACACACAAAGAGATTCTCTTCAAGATCTTGTTTGAGTCTCAGAATCTCTTGTTTTCACTCTTTTGCCTGTATTGCAGATTTACAAACAGAATCCCTAAATGTTCACATCTATCATCACAAACTATGCAATGGGTTATGACTTAATGGATGTGAACCAAATGATCCAATCAGGTAGCCTAGTCCATGAGGACCAACACGTTAAAGGGGTGGTGAGAGTTTCATCGCAGGATAAAAGGAACATAGAGAGAGAGATCGTAGGGATTATGAATGAATACTGGAATGTTGTTTAGCTTTTTCTTCCCATCCCCTAATCTGATATATATGTTCTTCTCATCCCCTTCTCTATTCTTATCTATATCAATTTCTTATTTGTTATCATTCAAATCAATAGAAAGTAGAAACATAACCAATTCTATTCGTATTCGTCTTGTCGTGTGGTTGTGAAATAACCATTCACTTGACAATAAgtcaataacaataacaactcAGTGATGTAACTTTAACCTAACTCGAAGCTAATTCAGATTCACCTGACAGTTTTTGCAAGAGGAAGATGTTATAACTTATAAATACAAACAGAATCACAAACTATGCAATAAATCAATAACAACTCAGTGACGTCACTTTGACCTAAATCGAAGATATTTTCGATTCAACTGAAGGTTTGTTCACATCGTTCATCGAAGCTAATTTCGACAGCTGACGGTTTCTGCAAGATCTATATGTTGTGAATGGGAAGAGATGAGACGATcgggggtgtttgggttagcttattttggagcaacttatgacttattaacttataaaagttaataagttgtttcttgagtgtttgggttagcttattttagaggattttgtgtgtgtgagaagtCATTTTTGAGAAGTCAGAATTTCTGACTTCTCACTtatgacttatataagttaaGAAGTCGTTTTGAGAAGGAATGCCAAACACTCACGATGTACCTTGCGTTTCCATTTGAGAGCTTCAGAACTGGAGGCACCAGATGGAGGATGAGAGAAGTTTCAGAAGTTTTGTTCACTAGCTTAGGGCatggctaagcttatttaagtTAAAAAGGACTCTTGGTAAAGTACTTATTGAACTTATTACTTTTTGAAAAgtagtttttaaaaaaagtgtttgaaTTAGCTTATTGGGTGggaaaaaccaataagtcaataagttgttttttaaaaagtgtttggcttagcttattgatgtaaaatgactaaaagctAGTAAGTTAATAAGTTAGTTCAAAAAGTCATAATattctaacttttcaaaagtGACTTTTTGATGACTTTTTCTCCTTctcaaaaagtcattttgaaaCGTACTTTTCCatttgccaaacactaaaactccTTATTAGCTATTTGATTAAgttaataagtcaataagttggttggaaaagcttagccaaacatgctctTAGAAAGAAGAGCCATTGCTAAAGCGAGTTTATTCCAGGGTCGATGATTTTGACTCCACTTTGTCAATTACAATAGCTTTTCAATTCTCTAACCTAATTTTGGTAACCACGCCTATCGCGGACCCTGTtttcaatcaaaaccctaaataatGAGCGGGATATTAACCCGCCTAGTTAAATTTGGGCttaaaatttcattttgttaCCGCTAAAACGGTAGCAATTAAAAAAATACGCCTATATTTGGGATAATCAAGGgaagttattattatttttccaTGAATTTGTCACCAAAATAGATGGTGGcaaaattttccaccactttgCTACCAAACGATGCTGAGTACGCTTAATTTACATATCCGTGGGAAATAGGTGGCTAAATTTGCCACCGATTTTTACGGTAGCAAATTTTGGTGACAATTGCCAAGTCTTCTACTAGtgcatgcgattttgtccatctacacaccccatgccatttttcacattaccccatgctaaccattttttcacatgcaaTTTCATTTGCATGGGATttcaaacatgcgatttcattgcattttcaagccatgcgatttcatttgcctttttataacatgcgaagattgaattcgcaccagatccgCACTAGATcgaacggctgggatgatcgcgtacgtatcgtatGATAAGCCGTATTGTACAGTacactttctttctctctctccctccctctctctctctctatatatatatatatatatatatatatatatatatatatatatactacaaagtcataaaacaccaaaaTGTCAAATCacaaaacacactcaaaacccacaaataataaagtgaagattactaaaacgccatatctgtgggttttgtgttgtgttttggatgataaggctttgattatcgaatgactaacattagtgtgttttctattgattatcattttgcgttttatattcatagttctatgatgatgtgtttgaagtttttatagaATGTTAGGGTTTgtatattgtgttttagtgatcttcactgtgttatttgtgggttttgagtatgttttatgactgaaattgtggtgttatatgactttgtacactttgtaggaaaaattgactttgtagccgaacctcaccgtatatatatatagggtcgggatttagagaaaatggtagaaagtgtgagaacggtgagaacgcttatggatcgtccgattaaaacaatctatggactagattggcccAGTGGTGTTTTCGTAactaacatcaattttattacgtggacgtgcctcattaagggtaaaagcgtctttacacctctataccaaaacgccatactaatgaataaaacgccattacggaACAAAACACATcgctatataaacaaaaacatcccagacataaaaacacaccccccagaacctgaaacgccatattttctactatataccattcatcttacaaacgccaaagtccccaaaacatcaaacaaaaCTActcaaaacgccatattttcttctatataccattcatcttagaaaacgccaaaacactcaaacatcaaaaGATTCCAAAAAAAATAGACGGTTCTTTCAGATACATTATTTCCTTAGTAAAACACCGAAAATGGCAAATATCGTTTCTTGcatattcaaatattgttctaccccaaagtttcggataatgcagtcttccctgaggtgctgtgactcaaataacattttgctgcatgagatggacaaatcataaacaaaaaaatgCTAGGGTCAGACTTATGACATTTtctgtgttttgttcttgatgaatattttaatggcatgaaaagacgaatgacactaatgagttgtttgaagatacatattgaaacaaaaaactcatgtcattttgtctttccaaacgaccacaaaaacacaagcatggctAAGCCAAACCGCCAGTGAACCTGTTTCAACGAAGAAAGGGACTGACGATAGTGAAGATTTGAgagatgaattgtttctatttttatttttttaattttctttttctgttgtttgttatgtatttttcaacttagaaaaaaataacattatattaataaaacgccaaaattcGTAATTATTAAAAAACGCCAAAAgctacttaaagccattaaaaacgccaaacttggaagatggaATGCCTAAGAccataaaaactcataaaaacctgaacaaaaacagtaaaaaatacacatagtaactgaaaagacggctactttattaatatcatttattataaaataaaaatctcgcttaaactacgcgccaaaaacatcctataagagagacgaCTCTGCATAATCAACTGATCACAACACCAAAAAAATAAACGCCATCTTTGCAacaaaccattcactttaaaacaccaaaaaagatacttaaaaaagccacagatgcgGAACCTCAtttcttctatattgagtattgttctGAATGAATTTTCACTGAATAGATTCTACTCTgaggtgggtatctctataatcttttgcttaatgagatggacaaattttCATGAAAAAACGAAGAAAAAAAGACTTTTACCCCTTAATGAAGATGGgcttatgtaggaaaataaggatctacataaggtattcaaaacaggttcaaaacgccaaaaaggttaaagtagaagaggctgatgacagtgaagatttggaagagaaattagattataattttttttttcaatttctattgtttgttaACTAATTCTCTAATTTTATTATCTAAATCTctactaacaaaaaaaaaattaatataaaacgccaaaaacaccAAAACGACTGATAGTGTGAAAACTAAGAGAacggatgctagcaaagcacgatgttgctacaaaacgccaaaaacgaCAAACAAGGTATTActgaaaaatcaacactaattcaCCGATAAAATTGAACGAAACAGTAATTGCTAAACAATAAAATGAAAAGACGGTaacattattgccaaacatttattatattaaaagctcCATGGAAaactgaatttatttatcttttcaaaacgtcaTAATTGTCAGTTAAATTATAGCCCTGTATCCTACTTGatataataaacatcaagaaaattactgatgttttttacatcATAGACATGCATCCGgatttaaaaaacaataaaaacgccaaaacatacttaaaacgccaaaatatttactatgatccTGATCTACAAACAATAAAACGCGgcgtatttattaaacgccaaaaaaaatagAAAACGGGATGTGAGACGCGtttaaaaaagaaatatgaaaggacaaaaaagcccctccgcccttctctaagcggcaggacacgtgttgggccaggaagcgttctcgccgttctcacacttttgagcgttttctcctgatcccgtttctatatatatatatatatatatatatatatatatatatatatatatatatatatatatatatatatagggagagagagagagagagagagagagagtggggatcctacggaaagtgtgttttcctagaaagtctaggaagcgatctgggtcatccaatgggtgtgtttaatggttgagatcatcttggtggcattttggtaatatgtgtttcttaaaaataggattatttaattaataaggggtagatatgtcatttagcttgttttaaatatggaaataattgtcattctataaccaccccacatttcatgcgattttttttctctctctctccctttctctctctctctctcttccttctatccttcatgaagaaacacattaagaaaacacatcgtattaatctgcttgctaatttgcttgctgttaaaacacagcgtcaagaaatcctccaacATTACCaacatggatggtaaaacacagcgtatgaatctgcttgctgttaaaacacaattgtatgcatctgaatgctaaaacacaattgtatgaatctgcttactgttaaaacacaactgtatgaatctgaatgctaaaacacaactgtatgaatctgcttgttgttaaaacacaattgtatgaatctgctcgctgttaaaacacaactgtatgaatctgcttgctgttaaaacacaactgtatgaatctgaatgctaaaacacaaatatatgaatctgaatgctaaaacacaactgtatgaatctgcttgctgttaaaacacaactgtatgaatctgcttgctgttaaaacataactgtatgaatctgcttgctgttaaaacacaactgtatgaatctgaatgctaaaacacaactgtatgaatctgcttgctgctaaaacacaactgtattaatttgcttgctgttaaaacacatcatcaagaaaacggagatgatacgaacagtatttgaatggtgatgatgaactcggagatggtggagatggagaagtgtttgatGATGACGAAGACGAAGAAGGAGAAGGTTGCGAAATACAAAAAAATCTTGGAGAAATAGTTTTCATAATTATAGGCATTGTTAGTTAATGAGagataaaattccaaaaataaaataaaatgtcaaattacacaagtgcccttttagttaaaatccctCCATGCCACGTGTCacattcttattgcttcctagactttctaggaaaaacccactttctacccaactcctcctctatgtatatgtatatatatatgtatatatatatatatatatatatatatatatatataggtagggttaggatcgtgtgagaagcattaggctaattgagaaacttaaGAAGCATTTAGAACCACACATGTTTCCTAAGCTTttcataatatacacatatgtatagtttaaaattcactatatacatatgtgtataattcaagatttgacaatatacgtatgtgtatatagtgaattttaaactatacataagtgtatattacgaaaagcttagagaaatgtgtggtccagaatgcttctcaagtttctcaaatagggtggacttctcttaggatccctactatatatatatatatatatatatatatatatatatatatatatatatatatatatatatatatatataggtagagtgTCCTGTAAAAAAAGGGGTTtttttgtgagaaaggtaagaaagaatctataCCATTAGATCTtcgatctaatggttgagatcattagtgaccaaattgtaaaatttgttttattattttggaGTGATTTGAAAAGTGTAGGGGTAATAGAGTCTTTATATCCATTTGAAAATAGGAAACTGTAAATCAAATCCCTACAATTTTGAATCATCTTTCTTCTTCTAGATCTATGAATTCGAATCCTCCTTCTTCTGCAGATCAAAGATctcgaatcatcatcatcatcaatccatcttgaatcatcatcatcatcagtttACATctcgaatcatcatcatcatcatcgatacCGCAACTTCATCattccatcatcatcatcgatacAGCGACGTCTCCGCCGTTCTCTTCGATGGCTCCGAATCATCGACATATCCACTGCTCCGAATCATCGCCATCTTCGAATTAGAGACTGTAGAGAGGAGGTGTTGGCCACCTCCCTACTGTAAAAACCCGCGTCTTTGAAGTCAaggtacaagtcaaagtcaaagtcaaagtcaaaggaagaaaagattgctaaatgcgatctgtcactccttgcttaattattgattgtactCTTTGACTGGTTGACCGATGTCTTTAATTTgtgtactttagttgtattatgtggagtaaatgctaataatcacagtttaatcgctaatctatttatcgctaatcgcatcgcgaTCGCATCCAACTTGAACCGtaggttctgtatattgttttatgtgtgtgtgtgctatttttgtgttacttgtgcatgtttaaatTATGTTTGTGATGATTAATCAAAAACgtaatcgcaactctatcgcaacgcaatctaatTGCGAGCTGGAAACGtaagtttatttatgttgttgaaagttagttatgttatttgtgtgactattatttaaatctatcgcatcgcttaatcgacacTCGATTAAATGCATCGCAAcactcaacgcacgaaacgaaacatCGAAACCAAACTCACCCGAGCCCtttgatcgaatgaccattcgatcgaatggtcatctgtccggatgaccatccgatcggatggctatccgatcggattgtcctCTGATCCGTCACACTACACCGCCTTTCTCtcctcttcacctataaataacacctgtcacatcactgttcaagtgatgtgacagctctcgttCGACCAGCACCCTTCTTGGCTATTTTCTCttgattcctcgcgattcttgtaagtttcttcctcaaatcttgtacttctatgatctacacacacttcttcatcattttcaccatcaaatcttaacttttcaccatgaaatctgtCTAATTTGGgctgttcttgggtgatgtcatcatgggttctcatgaacttaagtgtgacctcattccaccaagaacaactcaaatctaagagatttcaacatgtttaCACACTGATTTCGCCTAAATCTAAACATCTTCAAACTGATTTAAGTTACCTTCAATTCTTTTACACActtgcactcaaaaccgatagaatcggagctcattcaggccttccACTCTTTCTCTAGTGAAGTGTCGGTTTGGGAACTGATTCCTATCGACAAGATGACCGATTTAgtgggttgaacatgaacaaccatcaagaacagttaactgatcaaatggggtgattcccatccgatcggataactTGGCCTTGGTGGGGTTctgttgtttaacacgttgtcataccgtctcggccAAACCGCAAACTTTTCAAATTCAGCAAAATATTTCAAGTTTCAAACGATCAGGTTGTTGgacggactgccgtccgatcggattgccatccgatcgaacgacaatccgatcggatgacttgtggtctcaacacttaaacaaataTACAAACATTTCAATATCCAAacgaatggtcatccgaacggacgaccatccgatcgaataaccatcctgctgagaacttgttctTGAGAAATGTCTCACTtggaacggattgccatccgagtGAATGGCCATCCGACCTGACGACCGTTCGACCGGACGACCTGAAGGGTAAAGATACTTCTCtcattttaaaatgctacaacaaaaacttcaaatcctcatacacaaacacatccatcccaaacgaatgacAATCCAaacgaatggccatccgtccggatgaccatccgtctggattgtcatccgatcgaatgaccatacgtccggattgtcatccgatcggatgacccttCATCACTCAGTTCACGCGACACCGTTTAACGCACCATCCATCACTTTtgctatcgttctgtaatcaggctaactttccagtgctcccttcaatccaatccaagGTTGTGTTATTCATTTAACACAATCTGTGAggatactcgaaccctttttgctttacgcactttttggtgttacatacgttacctttttaaaatcacaatcgacacacaacgcaaacactctttatacgctgaccgttattgcatgttatacgtgttattcgatgaatgcttggactcagcacctgtcgtggacagtgGTTGTTaggggctttacttcacgtgtcacagtggtgatatgtgttgtgcattctacaactcgcagtcacgtctgtgcatatttcattgtcgataacctactagcttcactttactacatgttacatgctggttatgcataaaacgatttcgctatctattattctattaaacttgtatgctcacctttacactatgtgtattgacttctA
Above is a window of Helianthus annuus cultivar XRQ/B chromosome 14, HanXRQr2.0-SUNRISE, whole genome shotgun sequence DNA encoding:
- the LOC110908342 gene encoding glutamate--tRNA ligase, chloroplastic/mitochondrial, which encodes METQDGMHHEVFPGSSSCKCYFFDNLGKLSPTEISGDGFDGRFKDVSWNLDTFGDFVVMRSNGQPVYNFCVTVDAATMAITHVIRAEEHLPNTLRQALIYKALGFPMPSFAHVSLILAPDRSKLSKRHGATSVGQYREMGYLPQVIVNYLALLGWSDGTNDEFFTGSDGLVQLYIYGAIFDAVKLRREQWRSAGILNESEGVFIQDAFKLLEGGMDLITDADKLLLDLLSYPLHATLSRLCLGSYV